ATCGATGGCGAACCAGGAACTGGATGGGCAATTGAAGGGTTCAAGCTTCGAGAGAATCGCACTGCGGAATTCGTGGCCGCCGAACCCTTTGGAGCGAACGAGCCGTTCCGGGTAAAGATCGTGCTGCGGCACGAGTCGCCCTACGCCCAGCATCAGTTCGGTCGAGTGCGACTGTCGATCGCTGATTTCGATCCGATCGCCCGGAATGTTCCCGATGGAATTCGCAAGATTCTGCTGACGGAAACCGACAAACGGACCCCGGCTCAAACGGCGGAACTTCAGAAGCACTTTCGAGCCAACGTTGTTGATCTCCCAGATTACAAGCAGCTGCAGAGCCAGCTGACGGCGACAGAAAAGCAACGGAGCGAATTCGCCGAGACGATTCCGACGACGATGGTCTTCAAAGAGATGGACAAGCCGAAGCCGTCGTACCTGCTCAACCGTGGCGAGTACGATCAGAAGGGAGAGGAGGTCGAGCGTCGCACTCCGGAAGCGTTGCCATCGATGGATCCCCTCTGGCCGAATAACCGTCTGGGGCTGGCGCACTGGCTCGTCAGTGAAGAGAATCCGCTGACCGCTCGCGTGGCGGTCAATCGATTCTGGCAGCAGTTGTTCGGGATCGGTCTGGTCAAAACTTCCGAAGATTTCGGTGCGCAGGGAGAACGTCCGAGCCATCCGCAGCTGCTCGACTGGCTGGCGGTCGAGTTTCGCGAGTCAGGCTGGGATATGAAGCACATGGTTCGCCAGATGGTCCTGTCGAAAACGTACCGTCAGCGTTCTCATCTTCGTCAGGGCGATTTCGGTCGGGATCCGGAGAACCGGCTGCTGGCTCGGGGGCCGCGGTTTCGACTCGACGCCGAAGTTCTCCGCGACCAGGCGCTCTTTGTCTCGGGACTGCTTGTCGAAGAACTTGGCGGACCGAGTGTGAAGCCACCACAACCGGACGGACTCTGGTACGCCGTCGGCTATACGCGATCCAATACCGCTCGCTTCGTGGCCGACACCGAACCTGAGAAAACGCATCGTCGCACTCTCTACACGTTCATCAAGCGGACGTCTCCTCCGCCGCAACTTGCTACGTTCGACGGGCCATCGCGGGAATCGGGCTGCGTGCGTCGCGAGCGGACAAACACGCCGCTGCAGGTGCTCATGCTGTTCAACGATCCCCAGTTTTTGGAATGTGCTCGCGGTCTGGCTGAACGGGGCATGACTGAAGGTGGAAAAACGCCACAATCCGTAGGAACGTTTCTTTATCGCACATGTACAGGGTACGAACCGACCGAAAAAGAACTCGCTGTTCTGGTCTCCGGGTACGAGCAGGAAGTACAACATTTTCTCAATAACCCCGAGAAGGCACGGCAGTTGCTTCAGGAAATCAAGGTTCCGGTCGCGAAGGATTTGCCTGCGGAGGAACTGGCGGCGTGGACATTAACCGCGAACATTCTGCTGTCTCTGGATGTCGTAGTGACTAAGAATTAGGCAGTGCGTCCTGTTTTCTGACAGGGCAAACGGCCCTGCCAGAAAGTCGTGGGCGAATCTTCGGGCGGCAGTTATCAAGAAGAGCTGTTCAGAGGTCGCCCGGCCGCATATAATTCAGTAGATATCCCTACGTTCTTCAAGAGAAAGATTTGCTCATGAACGCCACGATGCCACAACCTGATCTTTCCAAGAAGTTTTACACGGTTGAGGAAGCAAACCGGGCTTTGCCGCTGGTCCGCGCCATCGTTCGGGACATTGTCGGACTGTATGGGGAAGTGAGAACCCGCCGGGAGCGGCTTTCGGCACTGGAACGCTCGCATATGGCCGTTCCGGAACGCTCGGATGCATTCAGCGAAGAAGTGGAAGATATGGAAAACTCGCTGCTCGAAGACTTCGAACAGCTGAAGGAATATGTCGACGAGCTGGGCAACCTGGGACTCGAACTGAAAGATCCGGAAACAGGGCTGGTCGATTTCCCGTCGATGCAGGAGGGGCAGGAAGTCCGGCTCTGCTGGCAGTACGGCGAAGATCGTGTCGGGCACGTTCACGATGTTGAACAGGGATTCGGAGATCGCCGGGCGATCTGACTGAGTCGGCAGAGTCCAGCAGATTCATTCGATATCAGAAAACGGCGTGGCGAACATTCGCCACGCTTTTTTATGCGCCATTCAAAGCGATCGCACCAGCAAGTGGTGTCGTACAAGATTGCTGGATTGGGGACGAAACATCAGGCCCAGCCTTTGGGGTGTAAACCGGACATCATGTTTCCAGGAGACATCATTTTGAATGGGCTATCAACAGAGCCTGTCTCGCAACGGGGTGGTGATCAATTCTGTTCTCTCCCTGCTTTCGGCTTTTCATTGAACCTGTAATCCGTAGAATATACAGATGGCTACGGGCCGACAGGACGACCTCGGAACATTCGCGGGCGAAAAGCAGCTTGATTTTATGTTTGGTGAACTCATACCGAGTGGCGGAGGAGATCCCATTCCGCTCTTGAAGCAGCGGTTGGTCGTCGGACGACGACCCACGTGCGACATCTGCCTGCCGTTCCCGAATGTCTCTTCGCAACATTGCGAGCTGGAATTCCGCAATGGATACTGGCACGTTCAGGATCTCAACAGCAGCAATGGCATCAAGATTAACGGTGTGAGAGAAGAGTCCCGCTTCCTCCATCCCGGCGATGAGCTGACGATTGCCAAGCACGCCTACGAAGTCGCGTATGAACCGGCAGCCGATGCACCGCCGCCCCCGGAGGAGAACAATCCGTTCTCCAAGAGCCTGCTTGAGAAAGCCGGGCTGATGTCGAAGAAGCGACGTCCCCGACCTTCGAGCAGTGGCGAGGAAGACCTTGTCGGCGACGCTCCCCGGGTGAACTTCAAGAAGAGGCCGAGACCGACCGACAACCCTGAAGACGACCAGATCCTCGGGTGGCTCGACGAAAGCTGACCGGCGGAGACTTCGTCAGAGTGGCATCGGTCGGTTGGACTGATCCGCATCACTCAGGAATGGGTTGAGATATCGCACCGCGCAAACGAAAAATTCGAGTCGACTTCAAGAAGAACCGCGGAAGGCGATCGCGCGCCGGTCATGAATTGCGGGAGGCGATCCGCCAGGATGATGTCGAACATCTGACCTCCGACGAACGCATCTCCGGCAAAGGGGGGCTGACGCGGCGGCGGACTGTGATTGCCGAAGAGAACGAAGACGGCGAACTGATCGCCAGTCTCGACGTCGATGAATCGGTCTGCCTCAAAGGGCGTGTCATCTCGATCGTCGGAGCGCACCAGTGCCGAGTCGAGACGTCGGATCATCGCATCTACGTGTGCGCGGTTCGCAAAGTCCTGCGGGAACTGGCTCAGGATTCGCGAAACACAATCGTCGCGGGCGATGTTGTCCTTTTCGAACCGCTGGGGGCTGAACAGGGCATGATTCAGCGAATCGAGCCCCGGACCAGCACGCTTTCCCGAGGGACGCAGCGAAATCAGCAACTGCTGGTCGTGAACGTCGACCTGGCGGTCATCGTCATCGCCGCGGTCTCGCCTCATTTCAAGCCGAGCCTGATCGACAGATTTCTGATCAGTTGCGAAAAAGGCAATGTCACACCGGTGATCTGCATCAACAAGTGCGATCTGGTGGACCTGCGGGAGCTCATGCCGATCATCGGCCAGTATGCCAATCTGGGCTATCCGGTTCTGACAACGTCCGCGACCACAGGACAGGGAATCGATGATCTACGCGAGTTGATCGCCGGCAACCAGACCGTCTTCAGCGGACAAAGTGGCGTCGGAAAAACATCGCTGCTCAACTCCATTCAGTCCGGGCTCGGACTGAAAACGTCCAGCGTCTCCGACGATTCCGGTAAAGGACGACATACGACTCGCATGGCCATCCTTAAGCCGCTGGAATCAGGGGGCTGGGTGGTCGATACCCCGGGCATTCGACA
The genomic region above belongs to Rubinisphaera margarita and contains:
- a CDS encoding DUF2203 domain-containing protein, which translates into the protein MNATMPQPDLSKKFYTVEEANRALPLVRAIVRDIVGLYGEVRTRRERLSALERSHMAVPERSDAFSEEVEDMENSLLEDFEQLKEYVDELGNLGLELKDPETGLVDFPSMQEGQEVRLCWQYGEDRVGHVHDVEQGFGDRRAI
- a CDS encoding FHA domain-containing protein; protein product: MATGRQDDLGTFAGEKQLDFMFGELIPSGGGDPIPLLKQRLVVGRRPTCDICLPFPNVSSQHCELEFRNGYWHVQDLNSSNGIKINGVREESRFLHPGDELTIAKHAYEVAYEPAADAPPPPEENNPFSKSLLEKAGLMSKKRRPRPSSSGEEDLVGDAPRVNFKKRPRPTDNPEDDQILGWLDES
- the rsgA gene encoding ribosome small subunit-dependent GTPase A; this translates as MREAIRQDDVEHLTSDERISGKGGLTRRRTVIAEENEDGELIASLDVDESVCLKGRVISIVGAHQCRVETSDHRIYVCAVRKVLRELAQDSRNTIVAGDVVLFEPLGAEQGMIQRIEPRTSTLSRGTQRNQQLLVVNVDLAVIVIAAVSPHFKPSLIDRFLISCEKGNVTPVICINKCDLVDLRELMPIIGQYANLGYPVLTTSATTGQGIDDLRELIAGNQTVFSGQSGVGKTSLLNSIQSGLGLKTSSVSDDSGKGRHTTRMAILKPLESGGWVVDTPGIRQLRLWDLMREETEGYFVEFRPYVRYCKFPDCLHVHGEQCGIRSAVAAGLISSQRYDSYVKILTDDES